One part of the Candidatus Tanganyikabacteria bacterium genome encodes these proteins:
- a CDS encoding alpha/beta hydrolase, translating to MKVSKAAAALLVVSMAAAPAVGAASPRGTYVWPGPDPTSVTSPEALPAAVREVISAERAAGIQRGCETVVWRHVARPAERGVVILLHGYSAGTWQFDALGPMLHAAGHDVYAARLVGHGYQREDDEEDSSRLLEAAEWPRYHEFAESVYRTAATLGGPISVLAFSAGADVAMAILEAHPDVARAVLIAPFLSPVGGDARLGVGLARFIDFVTGTGGGAWLDTMPFSWGEAGRPAARAWGRPGHWDMKVGNVYGLLTFGQDVLAKADRIRTPLQLVSTGADDVAAEEPIRELYRRAGGATRNAHYHFPAAERVPHPMIHFRENPDPVSLAKVTAIVRGFLVGGVGANR from the coding sequence ATGAAGGTCTCGAAAGCGGCGGCCGCCTTGCTGGTGGTCTCCATGGCGGCCGCTCCCGCGGTCGGCGCCGCCAGCCCGCGGGGGACCTACGTCTGGCCCGGCCCCGATCCGACCAGCGTCACCAGCCCGGAGGCGTTGCCGGCGGCCGTTCGGGAGGTGATTTCGGCCGAGCGCGCCGCCGGCATCCAGCGCGGCTGCGAGACCGTGGTCTGGCGGCATGTCGCGCGGCCGGCTGAGCGGGGCGTCGTCATCCTGCTGCATGGCTACTCGGCCGGCACCTGGCAGTTCGATGCGCTCGGGCCGATGCTGCATGCGGCCGGCCACGACGTGTACGCCGCCCGCCTGGTCGGCCACGGCTATCAGCGGGAGGATGACGAGGAAGATTCCAGCCGGCTGCTCGAGGCGGCCGAGTGGCCGCGGTACCACGAGTTTGCCGAGTCCGTGTACCGCACCGCCGCGACCCTGGGTGGACCGATCTCGGTACTGGCATTCTCGGCCGGCGCCGACGTGGCCATGGCCATCCTGGAGGCCCACCCCGACGTGGCGCGGGCGGTGCTGATCGCGCCCTTCCTGAGCCCCGTTGGCGGCGACGCGCGGCTGGGCGTCGGCCTGGCCCGATTCATCGACTTCGTCACCGGCACCGGCGGCGGCGCGTGGCTCGATACCATGCCATTCTCCTGGGGCGAGGCCGGCCGGCCGGCCGCGCGCGCCTGGGGCCGGCCGGGACACTGGGACATGAAAGTGGGCAACGTTTACGGCCTGCTGACGTTCGGGCAGGATGTCCTCGCCAAGGCCGATCGCATCCGGACGCCGCTCCAGCTAGTCAGCACCGGCGCCGACGACGTGGCGGCCGAGGAGCCCATCCGGGAGCTGTATCGCAGGGCCGGCGGCGCCACGCGCAACGCCCACTACCACTTCCCGGCCGCCGAACGCGTGCCCCACCCGATGATCCACTTCCGCGAGAATCCCGATCCGGTGTCGCTGGCCAAGGTGACCGCGATCGTGCGCGGCTTCCTGGTGGGAGGAGTAGGCGCGAACCGGTAG
- a CDS encoding DEAD/DEAH box helicase yields the protein MGRRSCTGSIGECSTTPAMLQRPSAAGSGITTTISVQPSSRRTSGEDSIRLRSGVSSPSASTGRSRLSAVQAAYHVGQVVSLRADPARQGPIIEVIAGPSGRPRYRVFHSATEIREYGEDQIVVIETPKGARNLLAAMRSGSWLDPRTFAARLSAHRIASPLLDNVYALHAARIQFIPFQFKPLLRLLRADRPRILVADEVGVGKTIEAGLILKELETRGRLDSAIIVCPKALVHKWRTEMKRFDEDFAVLDGKTLRYCIDETHRDGVWPVLYARAIVHLELLRMEDYTDDKTGRRPTPGLFTLDPPPAFSVVVVDEAHHLRTPATRSFNVAKFLSDVAETVVFLSATPVQLGAQNLFALLHLLRPDLYQDEASFREMLAPNAALTRAMRHIRSKSPEGDWGRQALNALQVAEATAWGSRVLPKNPRFATWRQRLAEVQPISDGERVRCLRDLEEVHTLAHIVNRTRRRDIGRFTIREPHTITVPFTAHQQALYDALIAFRRDVLTLRHGARVARLVIDTIERQAASCLPALLPAIRSLVSAGKLDLGSLGDDIDLEVEEGDPSEIPGNLLARADQLASLCESLPPEDPKLDRLSEIVSATLSGPGSGKVLVFSFFLHTLRYLERHLAARGHRVAIVAGWVPDEDRERLRDRFRLPREHTDALDVLLSSEVGCEGLDYEFCDRLVNYDIPWNPMRVEQRIGRIDRFGQGSEKVLVFNFVTPGTVEERIFFRCFERLGIFRDTLGDLEEVLGEAKLVESLAQLAQDTSLTPDQADAKAHQLTDNVLRVAEEQRRLEEEGRDLLGLDDTFLQDIATLEASGRTVSAADLRALVGSFVEQPELGGKVSPDPQQDGVYRIRLNKEARKILHDHLRVLKPATRQRAELLRWLDGAEPSLAVVFTQDAAIRHRQLPFITPAHPLAKLATNHWLNATEPLAASLQVNSDRLPAGRFLFMCEMWEVIALRPETRLVTRAIDLSTRQPAPAAAQALVGLISEALSVALPATPPADEDWRLLETQAEKELEGELARLGKENEVLVSQHLAALEAYYPARLARLADEAAAQKDPRIVRMKQAELRRLGSEFEERKVEVESRRRADIVSQRVAAGVLEVANG from the coding sequence GTGGGCCGGCGGTCCTGTACTGGGAGCATTGGGGAATGCTCGACGACCCCGGCTATGCTGCAAAGGCCGAGCGCCGCAGGCAGTGGTATCACGACCACGATTTCGGTGCAACCCTCATCGAGACGGACGAGCGGGGAGGATTCGATTCGACTTCGATCCGGCGTATCATCGCCGAGCGCGTCAACCGGGAGGAGTAGGTTGTCTGCCGTGCAAGCCGCCTATCACGTGGGCCAGGTGGTGAGTCTCCGGGCCGATCCGGCTCGGCAGGGCCCGATCATCGAGGTGATCGCAGGACCCAGCGGTCGCCCCCGATATCGGGTCTTCCACTCGGCCACCGAGATCCGCGAATACGGCGAAGACCAGATCGTGGTTATCGAGACGCCCAAAGGCGCCAGGAACCTTCTGGCCGCGATGCGATCCGGCAGCTGGCTCGATCCGCGCACCTTCGCCGCTCGGCTCTCGGCGCACCGGATCGCGAGCCCGCTACTCGACAACGTCTATGCGCTCCATGCGGCACGTATCCAGTTCATCCCCTTCCAGTTCAAGCCCTTGCTGCGGCTCTTGCGCGCCGATCGGCCGCGCATTCTCGTTGCCGACGAAGTCGGGGTCGGCAAGACGATCGAGGCCGGACTGATCCTCAAGGAGCTCGAGACACGCGGGCGGCTCGACAGCGCCATCATCGTCTGCCCCAAGGCCCTCGTACACAAGTGGCGCACGGAGATGAAACGGTTCGACGAGGACTTCGCCGTCCTTGATGGCAAGACCCTCAGGTACTGCATCGACGAAACGCATCGCGACGGCGTCTGGCCTGTCCTGTATGCGAGGGCCATCGTCCACCTTGAGCTTCTCCGGATGGAAGACTACACGGACGATAAGACCGGTAGGCGCCCGACTCCGGGGCTGTTCACCTTGGACCCGCCGCCGGCCTTCTCGGTAGTGGTCGTGGACGAGGCGCACCATCTGCGGACACCTGCGACCCGGTCATTTAACGTCGCGAAATTCCTGTCGGACGTCGCAGAGACCGTTGTCTTCCTTTCCGCTACACCAGTACAGCTAGGTGCCCAGAACCTCTTCGCCCTTTTACACCTCCTGCGGCCGGACCTCTACCAGGATGAGGCCTCTTTTCGCGAGATGCTCGCGCCCAACGCCGCGCTCACGCGGGCGATGCGCCACATCCGGAGCAAGTCCCCCGAAGGCGATTGGGGCCGTCAGGCACTCAACGCCCTGCAAGTCGCCGAGGCGACGGCCTGGGGTAGCCGGGTGCTTCCGAAGAACCCCCGGTTCGCCACGTGGCGACAGCGCCTGGCCGAAGTCCAGCCCATCTCGGATGGAGAGCGCGTCCGTTGCCTGCGCGATCTGGAAGAAGTCCACACCCTGGCACACATCGTCAACCGCACCAGGCGCCGTGACATCGGGCGCTTTACAATACGTGAGCCCCACACAATTACGGTCCCATTCACCGCGCACCAACAGGCGCTTTACGACGCACTCATCGCCTTCCGCCGGGATGTCCTCACGCTCAGGCACGGTGCGAGAGTCGCCCGCCTGGTGATAGACACTATCGAGCGCCAGGCCGCCAGTTGCCTCCCGGCTTTGCTGCCGGCCATCCGGAGTCTCGTCAGCGCGGGGAAGCTCGATCTGGGCTCTCTCGGGGACGACATCGATCTCGAGGTCGAGGAAGGCGATCCCTCCGAAATTCCGGGCAATTTGCTCGCGCGCGCCGACCAGTTGGCCTCGCTTTGCGAGAGTCTCCCTCCAGAGGATCCAAAGCTTGACCGGCTCTCAGAAATCGTTTCCGCGACCCTCTCCGGGCCGGGTTCGGGCAAGGTCCTGGTGTTCTCGTTCTTCTTACACACCCTGCGCTATCTCGAGCGGCACCTGGCCGCTCGCGGCCACCGAGTGGCCATCGTCGCAGGCTGGGTCCCGGATGAGGATCGCGAGAGGCTACGGGACCGGTTCAGGTTGCCTCGGGAGCACACCGACGCCCTTGACGTCCTGCTCTCGTCGGAAGTGGGCTGCGAGGGTCTCGACTACGAGTTCTGCGACCGGTTGGTCAACTACGACATCCCCTGGAATCCCATGCGCGTCGAGCAGCGCATCGGCCGCATCGACCGCTTCGGACAGGGCAGCGAGAAGGTACTGGTGTTCAACTTCGTCACACCGGGAACCGTCGAGGAGCGAATCTTCTTTCGCTGCTTCGAGCGACTGGGCATCTTCCGCGACACCCTGGGAGATCTCGAAGAGGTGCTCGGCGAGGCGAAGCTGGTCGAAAGCCTGGCGCAGCTTGCCCAGGACACCTCTCTTACGCCGGATCAGGCGGACGCGAAAGCACACCAGCTCACGGATAACGTGCTCCGAGTCGCCGAGGAACAGCGCCGCCTTGAGGAGGAGGGCAGGGATTTGCTCGGCCTCGATGACACATTCCTCCAGGACATCGCCACCCTGGAGGCTTCGGGCCGGACGGTCTCCGCGGCAGACCTGCGTGCTCTCGTGGGCTCGTTCGTCGAGCAGCCGGAGCTTGGGGGCAAAGTCTCTCCGGATCCGCAGCAAGACGGCGTATACCGCATCCGGCTCAACAAGGAGGCGCGCAAGATCCTCCACGACCACTTGCGCGTTCTGAAGCCGGCGACCCGGCAACGCGCCGAGCTTTTGCGCTGGCTAGACGGGGCCGAGCCAAGCCTGGCGGTGGTCTTCACGCAAGACGCCGCGATTCGCCACCGCCAGCTGCCCTTCATCACACCGGCCCATCCGCTGGCCAAGCTAGCCACCAACCACTGGCTCAATGCTACTGAGCCCCTGGCAGCGTCGCTGCAAGTCAACTCGGATCGCCTGCCCGCGGGCCGCTTCCTGTTCATGTGCGAGATGTGGGAGGTCATCGCTCTCCGGCCCGAAACGCGGTTAGTGACGCGGGCGATTGACCTGTCGACCCGACAACCTGCACCTGCCGCCGCTCAAGCTCTGGTGGGACTCATCAGTGAGGCGCTCTCTGTCGCTCTGCCGGCCACGCCTCCCGCCGACGAAGACTGGCGCCTACTCGAGACGCAAGCCGAAAAGGAACTGGAAGGGGAACTCGCTCGCCTCGGCAAGGAGAACGAAGTCCTAGTCTCCCAACACCTCGCCGCCCTCGAGGCCTATTACCCCGCTCGGCTTGCGCGGCTGGCAGACGAGGCGGCAGCTCAGAAGGATCCGCGCATCGTGCGTATGAAACAGGCCGAGCTGCGGCGTCTCGGGAGCGAGTTCGAGGAGCGCAAAGTAGAAGTCGAATCCAGGCGAAGGGCGGACATCGTATCCCAGCGCGTCGCCGCGGGTGTTCTGGAGGTCGCCAATGGCTAG